A section of the Streptomyces sp. NBC_01591 genome encodes:
- a CDS encoding AIM24 family protein, translating into MSTPVVFDPMTLPSDDNVNAYTFCVELKGSQWFLQKGKMIAYYGRIDFNGVGHGRFERLIRTSFHSPLHASDWVVAEGSGKMLLADRAFDVNSYDLEDGNLTIRSGNLLAYQPTLALKQSIVPGFLTLIGTGKFVAASNGPVVFMEPPLRVDPQALVGWADCPSPCHHYDHGYMTGVLGGLRSLTGLGGTSGEEHQFEFVGAGTVLLQSTEILMAEQPTGAVPGQAGVPGGASQPGASPRTPGQLGDLQRRFGL; encoded by the coding sequence GTGAGCACGCCCGTGGTCTTCGACCCGATGACGCTGCCGTCGGACGACAACGTCAACGCGTACACCTTCTGTGTGGAGCTCAAGGGGAGCCAGTGGTTCCTGCAGAAGGGCAAGATGATCGCCTATTACGGGCGGATCGATTTCAACGGCGTCGGTCACGGCCGCTTCGAGCGGCTGATCCGTACGAGCTTCCACTCGCCGCTGCACGCGAGCGACTGGGTGGTGGCCGAGGGCAGCGGCAAGATGCTGCTCGCGGACCGGGCCTTCGATGTGAACTCGTACGACCTGGAGGACGGGAATCTGACGATCCGGTCGGGCAATCTCCTCGCCTACCAGCCGACCCTGGCACTCAAGCAGTCGATCGTGCCGGGTTTTCTGACCCTGATCGGTACGGGGAAGTTCGTGGCCGCCTCCAACGGTCCGGTGGTCTTCATGGAGCCGCCGCTGCGGGTCGACCCGCAGGCCCTGGTGGGCTGGGCGGACTGCCCCTCGCCGTGCCACCACTACGACCACGGCTACATGACGGGCGTACTGGGCGGGCTGCGGTCGCTGACGGGCCTCGGGGGCACCTCGGGCGAGGAACACCAGTTCGAGTTCGTCGGTGCGGGCACCGTGCTGCTCCAGTCCACCGAGATCCTGATGGCCGAACAGCCGACGGGCGCGGTGCCGGGTCAGGCGGGGGTCCCGGGCGGCGCGAGTCAACCTGGCGCCTCACCCCGTACGCCCGGTCAGCTCGGGGACCTCCAGCGTCGCTTCGGTTTGTGA
- a CDS encoding AIM24 family protein: MPFREINSKMVEATVVPGQKMYSQRGAMLAYRGEVSFTPSIQGGQGGVMSMIGRRVANEATPLMTVEGSGTVMFGHGGHHIQVINLAGDTLYVEADRLLAFDGTLQQGTMFMGSQGGVMGMVRGQVTGQGLFTTTLKGHGAVAVMAHGGVIELPITPGRDVHVDPQAYVAHHGDVRNKLSTALGWRDMVGRGSGEAFQLELSGSGAVYVQASEEKL; this comes from the coding sequence ATGCCGTTCCGCGAGATCAACTCGAAGATGGTCGAGGCGACGGTGGTTCCCGGCCAGAAGATGTACAGCCAGCGGGGCGCGATGCTCGCCTACCGCGGCGAGGTGTCGTTCACGCCGAGCATCCAGGGCGGCCAGGGCGGCGTGATGTCGATGATCGGCCGGCGGGTGGCCAACGAGGCGACCCCGCTGATGACGGTCGAGGGGAGCGGAACGGTGATGTTCGGCCACGGCGGCCATCACATCCAGGTGATCAACCTGGCCGGGGACACCCTGTACGTGGAGGCCGACCGGCTGCTCGCCTTCGACGGGACGCTCCAGCAGGGCACGATGTTCATGGGCTCGCAGGGCGGCGTGATGGGCATGGTGCGCGGCCAGGTGACCGGGCAGGGCCTGTTCACCACCACGCTCAAGGGCCATGGCGCGGTTGCGGTGATGGCCCACGGCGGGGTGATCGAGCTGCCGATCACTCCCGGCCGCGATGTGCATGTGGACCCGCAGGCGTATGTCGCGCACCACGGCGACGTACGGAACAAGCTCTCGACCGCGCTCGGCTGGCGCGACATGGTGGGGCGCGGCTCCGGCGAGGCGTTCCAGCTGGAGCTGAGCGGCAGTGGTGCGGTGTACGTCCAGGCCTCGGAGGAGAAGCTGTGA
- a CDS encoding AIM24 family protein, with protein MFRLQGSRTLAVDLAGDAVKAKNGSMVAYDGRMTFKKMTGGGDGLRGMVTRRLTGEQMTVMEVTGQGTCYFADRASEINLVSLHGDKLYVEASNLLCTDAGLRTGTTFTGLRGGASGNGLFTTTVEGTGQVAIMSHGSAVALRVSAQYPLFVDPGAYIAHQGNLQQHFQSGVNFRTLIGEGSGESFQIRFEGEGLVYVQPSERNTIGGDV; from the coding sequence ATGTTCCGACTCCAAGGCAGCAGAACGCTCGCCGTCGACCTGGCCGGCGACGCCGTCAAGGCGAAGAACGGCTCGATGGTCGCCTACGACGGCCGGATGACGTTCAAGAAGATGACCGGCGGCGGTGACGGGCTGCGCGGCATGGTGACCCGGCGCCTGACCGGCGAGCAGATGACCGTGATGGAGGTGACCGGCCAGGGCACCTGTTACTTCGCGGACCGCGCCAGCGAGATCAACCTCGTCTCGCTGCACGGCGACAAGCTCTACGTCGAGGCGAGCAATCTGCTCTGCACCGACGCCGGGCTGCGCACCGGCACCACCTTCACCGGCCTGCGCGGCGGGGCGAGCGGCAACGGCCTGTTCACCACCACCGTCGAGGGCACCGGCCAGGTGGCGATCATGTCGCACGGCTCGGCGGTGGCGCTGCGGGTCTCGGCCCAGTACCCGCTGTTCGTCGACCCGGGCGCCTACATCGCCCACCAGGGCAATCTGCAGCAGCACTTCCAGTCCGGCGTGAACTTCCGGACGCTGATCGGCGAGGGTTCCGGGGAGTCCTTCCAGATCCGGTTCGAGGGCGAGGGCCTCGTCTACGTCCAGCCGAGCGAGCGGAACACCATCGGGGGCGATGTCTGA
- a CDS encoding DUF3817 domain-containing protein, producing MDIKTATALHRLRLISIPEALSFPALIIFGSVLSRVSDIDFLMMPLGILHGVLFVIYAVLLLDVWAKTKWPLKRVALFFLLALLPFGGLYGDKLLKRYEADGVIAARARREGVVSA from the coding sequence GTGGACATCAAGACCGCTACCGCCCTGCACCGGCTGCGCCTCATCTCGATTCCCGAGGCGCTCTCCTTCCCGGCGTTGATCATCTTCGGCTCGGTCCTCAGCCGGGTCTCCGACATCGACTTCCTGATGATGCCACTCGGCATCCTGCACGGTGTGCTCTTCGTGATCTACGCCGTTCTGCTGCTCGACGTCTGGGCCAAGACCAAGTGGCCGCTGAAGCGCGTCGCGCTCTTCTTCCTGCTCGCGCTGCTGCCGTTCGGCGGGCTGTACGGCGACAAGCTGCTCAAGCGCTACGAGGCCGACGGCGTCATCGCCGCCCGCGCCCGCCGCGAAGGCGTGGTCAGCGCATGA
- a CDS encoding ArsR/SmtB family transcription factor produces the protein MPFHLHLDESDLLRCRFALSPLGETQAAVRVLAQPERHGYHLPWLRLIRDAAGGLELGPLWLLMARHGHSPDFFSPPPPGPVTTFEEEIAGVRSVDPDVARQDIALALANRPELLRSPTGQAMLADPVRTARDLADLLEQAWRVLIEPHWPRLRALLEADIAYHSRRLAAVGFERLLGELSPQLSWSGSTLTIVGMRGRHTRVLGGQGLVLIPSVFCWPDAVSGFEPPWQPAIIYPARGIGGLWTEPADRTPQVLARLLGRGRADVLCALDEPAGPSALAHRLGLAVSSVSEHLSVLRAAGLLTSRRYGHQVLYERTPLGIALAVPEHGGQE, from the coding sequence TTGCCGTTCCATCTGCACCTCGACGAGAGCGATCTGCTCCGCTGCCGGTTCGCGCTCTCACCGCTCGGCGAGACCCAGGCCGCCGTGCGCGTCCTGGCCCAGCCCGAGCGGCACGGGTACCACCTGCCGTGGCTCCGGCTGATCCGCGACGCGGCCGGCGGACTCGAACTCGGGCCGCTGTGGCTGCTGATGGCGCGGCACGGGCACAGTCCCGACTTCTTCAGCCCGCCGCCGCCCGGTCCGGTCACCACTTTCGAGGAGGAGATCGCGGGGGTACGGTCCGTCGATCCGGATGTCGCCCGCCAGGACATCGCGCTGGCGCTGGCGAACCGGCCGGAGCTGCTGCGCTCCCCCACCGGGCAGGCGATGCTCGCCGATCCCGTCCGGACCGCCCGGGACCTGGCCGACCTGCTGGAACAGGCCTGGCGGGTGCTGATCGAGCCGCACTGGCCCCGGTTGCGCGCCCTGCTGGAGGCGGACATCGCCTACCACTCGCGAAGGCTCGCCGCGGTCGGCTTCGAGCGGCTGCTGGGGGAGCTGAGCCCCCAGCTGAGCTGGTCGGGTTCGACGCTCACCATCGTCGGGATGCGCGGCCGGCACACCCGGGTGCTCGGCGGGCAGGGGCTGGTCCTGATCCCCAGCGTCTTCTGCTGGCCGGACGCGGTCAGCGGCTTCGAACCGCCGTGGCAGCCCGCGATCATCTATCCGGCGCGCGGCATCGGCGGGCTGTGGACGGAGCCCGCCGACCGCACCCCGCAGGTTCTCGCCCGGCTGCTGGGACGCGGCCGGGCCGATGTCCTGTGCGCGCTCGACGAACCGGCCGGCCCGAGCGCGCTCGCGCACCGGCTGGGCCTCGCGGTGTCCTCCGTGTCGGAGCATCTGTCGGTGCTGCGCGCGGCGGGGCTGCTGACTTCCCGCCGGTACGGACACCAGGTGCTGTACGAGCGGACTCCGCTCGGGATCGCCCTGGCCGTGCCGGAGCACGGCGGGCAGGAATGA
- a CDS encoding MFS transporter: MPTDTPNPADRPRDATDTPPPPASRGYGPVFAVREFRAVFAAHLLSLLGVVVSELALTVLVYGLTGSPLLSALTFALGLLPYLVGGTLFAGVADRYPARRVLVTCDLICAGCVTVMVLPGIPVGGLLALRCLVAAVSPVFTGTRMAALTDILGEGDLFVLGRSLLRIVSQSALLAGFGAGGVLLAVLSPRGAITITAVTFLCSAALLRFGTRDRPARSDGDGRGALLRESLSGARTVLTDRRIRGLLLLFWLPPMFVVAPEALAAPYADEIGVGPVALGLLMCAMPVGQIAAELYVGTALTPHLRSLIVLPAAAAGLLPLMVYGFRPGTVATALALVLAGAGGAYVIGLDQWFVEAVPESLRGRAMTLLTAGMMTLQGVGMALAGLAAEFLPVHQVIAGAGAVGALCVLLLVLEVRRTAPADRIRTEVRDGADQHMASG; encoded by the coding sequence ATGCCGACCGACACCCCGAACCCCGCGGACCGTCCCCGCGACGCAACGGACACCCCACCCCCGCCCGCCTCCCGTGGCTACGGCCCCGTCTTCGCCGTACGGGAGTTCCGGGCGGTCTTCGCCGCTCACCTGCTCTCCCTCCTCGGCGTCGTCGTCAGCGAGCTCGCCCTCACCGTCCTGGTGTACGGACTCACCGGCTCGCCCCTGCTCAGCGCCCTCACCTTCGCGCTCGGCCTCCTCCCGTACCTCGTGGGAGGCACCCTCTTCGCCGGGGTCGCCGACCGGTACCCCGCTCGCCGGGTCCTCGTCACCTGCGACCTGATCTGCGCGGGCTGCGTCACCGTGATGGTGCTGCCGGGCATACCGGTCGGCGGACTGCTCGCGCTGCGCTGCCTGGTCGCCGCCGTGTCGCCCGTCTTCACCGGGACCAGGATGGCCGCGCTCACCGACATCCTGGGCGAGGGCGATCTCTTCGTACTCGGGCGTTCGCTGCTCCGGATCGTCTCGCAGAGCGCGCTGCTCGCCGGCTTCGGCGCGGGTGGGGTGCTGCTCGCCGTACTGTCCCCGCGCGGAGCGATCACGATCACCGCGGTGACCTTCCTCTGCTCGGCCGCCCTGCTCCGCTTCGGCACCCGTGACCGGCCGGCCAGGTCCGACGGGGACGGCCGTGGCGCCCTGCTCAGGGAATCGCTCTCCGGAGCCCGTACCGTCCTCACCGACCGGAGGATCCGCGGACTGCTGCTGCTGTTCTGGCTGCCCCCGATGTTCGTCGTCGCACCGGAGGCGCTCGCCGCACCGTACGCGGACGAGATCGGCGTGGGACCGGTCGCGCTGGGACTGCTGATGTGTGCGATGCCGGTCGGACAGATCGCCGCCGAACTGTACGTGGGTACGGCGCTGACCCCGCACCTGCGCTCCCTGATCGTGCTGCCGGCCGCCGCCGCGGGACTGCTGCCGCTGATGGTGTACGGATTCCGCCCCGGCACCGTCGCGACCGCGCTCGCACTGGTGCTCGCCGGGGCGGGCGGGGCGTACGTCATCGGCCTCGACCAGTGGTTCGTCGAAGCCGTTCCGGAGTCTCTGCGCGGCAGGGCCATGACCCTGCTCACCGCCGGAATGATGACGCTCCAGGGGGTCGGCATGGCCCTCGCCGGACTCGCCGCCGAATTCCTCCCCGTACATCAGGTGATCGCCGGAGCCGGCGCGGTCGGCGCCCTCTGCGTGCTGCTGCTCGTCCTGGAGGTCCGGAGGACCGCCCCCGCCGACCGTATTCGGACCGAAGTTCGAGACGGGGCTGACCAGCATATGGCCAGTGGGTAA
- a CDS encoding MarR family winged helix-turn-helix transcriptional regulator: MPKPLSLPFDPIARADELWQQRWGPVPSMGAITSIMRAQQILLAEVDAVVKPYGLTFARYEALVLLTFSKAGELPMSKIGERLMVHPTSVTNTVDRLVRSGLVAKRPNPNDGRGTLASITGKGREVVEAATKDLVDMEFGLGAYDAEECAEIFAMLRPLRIAAQDFEEA; the protein is encoded by the coding sequence GTGCCGAAGCCGCTCAGTCTCCCCTTCGATCCCATCGCCCGCGCCGACGAACTCTGGCAGCAGCGCTGGGGCCCCGTGCCCTCGATGGGGGCGATCACCTCGATCATGCGCGCCCAGCAGATCCTGCTCGCCGAGGTCGACGCGGTCGTCAAGCCGTACGGACTGACCTTCGCCCGCTACGAGGCGCTGGTGCTGCTCACCTTCTCCAAGGCCGGTGAGCTGCCGATGTCCAAGATCGGTGAGCGGCTCATGGTCCACCCCACCTCCGTCACCAACACCGTGGACCGGCTGGTGCGCTCCGGCCTGGTCGCCAAGCGCCCCAACCCCAACGACGGTCGCGGCACCCTCGCCTCCATCACGGGGAAGGGCCGCGAGGTCGTCGAGGCGGCTACCAAGGACCTGGTCGACATGGAGTTCGGGCTCGGTGCGTACGACGCCGAGGAGTGCGCGGAGATCTTCGCCATGCTGCGCCCGCTGCGGATCGCCGCCCAGGATTTCGAAGAGGCGTAG
- a CDS encoding DUF3817 domain-containing protein translates to MKRSVLTRYRVMAYVTAVMLLVLCTCMVFKYGFETGEGLTLVVSQIHGVLYIIYLIFAFDLGSKAKWPMGKLLWVLVSGTIPTAAFFVERKVVREVEPLIVDGAPATAKA, encoded by the coding sequence ATGAAACGCAGTGTGCTGACCCGGTACCGGGTGATGGCCTACGTCACCGCCGTCATGTTGCTGGTGCTCTGCACCTGCATGGTTTTCAAGTACGGCTTCGAGACGGGCGAGGGCCTGACGCTCGTCGTCTCCCAAATCCACGGTGTGCTCTACATCATCTACCTGATCTTCGCCTTCGACCTCGGCTCCAAGGCGAAGTGGCCGATGGGCAAGCTGCTCTGGGTGCTGGTCTCCGGCACCATCCCGACGGCCGCGTTCTTCGTCGAGCGCAAGGTCGTCCGCGAGGTCGAGCCGCTGATCGTCGACGGCGCCCCCGCGACCGCCAAGGCCTGA
- a CDS encoding acyl-CoA mutase large subunit family protein, which yields MDADAIEEGRRRWQARYDKARKRDADFTTLSGDPVEPAYGPRPGDTYEGFERIGWPGEYPFTRGLYPTGYRGRTWTIRQFAGFGNAEQTNERYKMILAAGGGGLSVAFDMPTLMGRDSDDPRSLGEVGHCGVAIDSAADMEVLFKDIPLGDVTTSMTISGPAVPVFCMYLVAAERQGVDPGVLNGTLQTDIFKEYIAQKEWLFQPEPHLRLIGDLMEHCARDIPAYKPLSVSGYHIREAGATAAQELAYTLADGFGYVELGLSRGLDVDTFAPGLSFFFDAHLDFFEEIAKFRAARRIWARWMKETYGAKTDKAQWLRFHTQTAGVSLTAQQPYNNVVRTAVEALSAVLGGTNSLHTNALDETLALPSEQAAEIALRTQQVLMEETGVANVADPLGGSWYVEQLTDRIEADAEKIFDRIKERGARAHPDGQHPIGPITSGILRGIEDGWFTGEIAESAFRYQQSLEKGDKRVVGVNVHHGSVTGDLEILRVSHEVEREQVRVLGSRKDARDDARVKSALDAMLAAARDGSNMIAPMLDAVRAEATLGEICGVLRDEWGIYTEPPGF from the coding sequence ATGGACGCTGACGCGATCGAGGAAGGCCGCCGCCGCTGGCAGGCCCGTTACGACAAGGCCCGCAAGCGAGACGCGGACTTCACCACACTCTCCGGGGATCCGGTGGAGCCCGCGTACGGCCCCCGCCCCGGGGACACGTACGAGGGGTTCGAGCGGATCGGCTGGCCCGGTGAGTACCCCTTCACCCGGGGGCTCTACCCGACCGGCTACCGCGGCCGGACCTGGACCATCCGCCAGTTCGCCGGCTTCGGCAACGCCGAGCAGACCAACGAGCGCTACAAGATGATCCTCGCCGCGGGCGGCGGCGGGCTCAGCGTCGCCTTCGACATGCCGACGCTGATGGGCCGCGACTCCGACGACCCCCGTTCGCTCGGCGAGGTCGGGCACTGCGGTGTGGCCATCGACTCCGCCGCCGACATGGAGGTCCTCTTCAAGGACATCCCGCTCGGCGACGTCACGACGTCCATGACGATCAGCGGACCCGCCGTCCCGGTCTTCTGCATGTACCTGGTCGCGGCCGAGCGCCAGGGCGTCGACCCGGGCGTGCTCAACGGCACGCTCCAGACCGACATCTTCAAGGAGTACATCGCGCAGAAGGAGTGGCTCTTCCAGCCCGAACCCCATCTGCGCCTCATCGGCGACCTGATGGAGCACTGCGCCCGCGACATCCCCGCCTACAAGCCGCTCTCCGTCTCCGGCTACCACATCCGCGAGGCCGGGGCGACGGCCGCGCAGGAGCTCGCGTACACCCTCGCCGACGGCTTCGGCTACGTGGAGCTCGGCCTTTCCCGCGGTCTGGACGTCGACACCTTCGCGCCCGGTCTCTCCTTCTTCTTCGACGCGCACCTCGACTTCTTCGAGGAGATCGCCAAGTTCCGTGCGGCCCGCCGGATCTGGGCCCGCTGGATGAAGGAGACCTACGGAGCGAAGACCGACAAGGCGCAGTGGCTCCGCTTCCACACCCAGACCGCCGGTGTCTCGCTCACCGCCCAGCAGCCGTACAACAACGTCGTGCGGACGGCCGTCGAGGCGCTCTCCGCGGTCCTCGGCGGCACCAACTCGCTGCACACCAACGCCCTCGACGAGACCCTCGCGCTCCCCTCCGAGCAGGCCGCCGAGATCGCGCTGCGCACCCAGCAGGTGCTGATGGAGGAGACCGGCGTCGCCAACGTGGCCGACCCGCTGGGCGGTTCCTGGTACGTCGAGCAGCTCACCGACCGGATCGAGGCCGACGCCGAGAAGATCTTCGACCGGATCAAGGAGCGCGGCGCCCGCGCCCACCCGGACGGCCAGCACCCCATCGGGCCCATCACCTCCGGCATCCTGCGTGGCATCGAGGACGGCTGGTTCACCGGCGAGATCGCCGAGTCCGCCTTCCGCTACCAGCAGTCGCTGGAGAAGGGCGACAAGCGGGTCGTCGGCGTCAACGTCCACCACGGCTCGGTCACCGGCGACCTGGAGATCCTGCGGGTCAGCCACGAGGTCGAGCGCGAGCAGGTCCGGGTGCTCGGCAGCCGCAAGGACGCCCGCGACGACGCCCGGGTCAAGTCGGCGCTGGACGCGATGCTGGCCGCCGCCCGCGACGGCTCCAACATGATCGCGCCGATGCTCGACGCCGTGCGGGCCGAGGCGACGCTCGGTGAGATCTGCGGCGTCCTGCGCGACGAGTGGGGCATCTACACGGAGCCGCCCGGCTTCTGA
- a CDS encoding sensor histidine kinase has product MSGVRRLGARWRRRRPVRTRLALAASAAVALVAVGVCTAAFFVIRYELLHQLDLNLTQSATRVIQENRGGGPRVLAGECRYLSAPACAQVVPAAPAADPGEAYPLPVSAPVREVAAGDRAPYFSNVTRFGRPLRMLTTRFGDGRALQVALRSDPVEKGVRQAAVLLAAVGGAGVLLAAALGYGVSRTGLAPVARLTSTAERIAATRDPRHRIELPPGPPGRQDEVTRLAASFNTMLGELEQSVTAQRRLVADASHELRTPLTALRTNAELLARADRLTPAQRDRAAKALGRQIREVAGLVNDLIELARDEEPLPLLEEVRIADLAGHAVTTARAHWPETRFLLEIAPPAAEVTRPGVPARLSRLLTNLLDNAAKFSPPDAPVEIGLTAFGGGLEVTVRDHGPGISAADLPYVFDRFYRADAARALPGSGLGLAMARQIARAHGADLTARAAPGGGALFTLTFEGGDPPGGGSLLRARQKPGGSV; this is encoded by the coding sequence ATGAGCGGGGTACGTCGGCTGGGCGCCCGGTGGCGGCGTCGGCGCCCGGTGCGTACGCGGCTGGCGCTGGCGGCCTCTGCGGCGGTGGCACTGGTCGCGGTCGGGGTGTGCACGGCCGCCTTCTTCGTGATCCGCTACGAGCTGCTGCACCAGCTGGACCTGAATCTGACGCAGTCCGCGACGCGGGTGATCCAGGAGAACCGGGGCGGCGGCCCACGGGTACTGGCCGGCGAGTGCCGGTACCTCTCCGCGCCCGCTTGCGCGCAGGTGGTCCCGGCCGCCCCGGCGGCGGACCCGGGCGAGGCGTATCCGCTGCCGGTCTCCGCTCCGGTACGAGAGGTGGCGGCGGGCGACCGGGCCCCGTACTTCAGCAACGTCACCCGCTTCGGGCGGCCCCTGCGGATGCTCACGACTCGCTTCGGTGACGGGCGGGCGCTCCAGGTGGCGCTGCGCTCGGACCCGGTGGAGAAGGGCGTCCGGCAAGCTGCCGTACTGCTGGCGGCGGTCGGCGGGGCGGGCGTCCTGCTGGCGGCGGCGCTCGGTTACGGGGTCTCCCGCACCGGCCTGGCACCCGTGGCCCGGCTGACCTCGACCGCCGAGCGGATCGCAGCCACACGGGACCCGCGCCACCGCATCGAGCTGCCGCCGGGGCCGCCGGGTCGCCAGGACGAAGTGACCCGGCTGGCGGCCAGCTTCAATACGATGCTCGGGGAGCTGGAGCAGTCGGTGACCGCCCAGCGCCGACTGGTCGCGGACGCCTCGCACGAGCTGCGGACCCCGCTGACCGCGCTGCGCACCAACGCGGAGCTGCTGGCCCGGGCCGACCGGCTGACGCCCGCGCAGCGCGACCGGGCGGCGAAGGCGCTGGGCCGGCAGATCCGCGAGGTGGCCGGCCTGGTGAACGACCTGATCGAGCTGGCCAGGGACGAGGAGCCGCTGCCGCTGCTGGAGGAGGTACGCATCGCGGACCTGGCCGGGCATGCGGTGACCACGGCCCGTGCGCACTGGCCGGAGACCCGCTTCCTGCTGGAGATCGCGCCCCCGGCGGCGGAGGTGACCCGGCCCGGCGTGCCCGCCCGCCTGAGTCGGCTGCTGACCAATCTGCTGGACAACGCGGCCAAGTTCAGCCCGCCGGACGCCCCGGTGGAGATCGGTCTGACCGCGTTCGGGGGCGGGCTGGAGGTGACGGTCCGCGACCACGGTCCCGGGATCTCGGCGGCGGACCTCCCGTACGTCTTCGACCGCTTCTACCGCGCTGACGCGGCCCGTGCGCTGCCGGGCTCGGGGCTGGGACTGGCCATGGCCCGGCAGATCGCCCGGGCTCATGGCGCGGACCTGACGGCACGGGCGGCGCCGGGCGGCGGAGCGCTGTTCACGCTGACGTTCGAGGGCGGGGACCCGCCGGGCGGCGGGTCCCTCCTCCGCGCCCGTCAGAAGCCGGGCGGCTCCGTGTAG
- a CDS encoding response regulator transcription factor, which yields MNRILVADDEPEVRAAVEDGLSVEGYEVRGVGDGLAALSAVASWQPDALVLDVMMPVLDGLAVCRRLRAMEDRTPVLVLTALASVSERVDGLDAGADDYLVKPFALDELVARVRALLRRAAPPAADGAELSFADLTLDPVARTGRRAGRPLEFSRTEAALLELLLRHPGQVLPRAMILERVWGQDFGPDSNSLAVYVGYLRRKLEVGGEPRLVHTVHGLGYRLDVA from the coding sequence ATGAACAGGATTCTGGTGGCTGACGACGAGCCGGAAGTTCGGGCCGCCGTCGAGGACGGGTTGAGCGTAGAGGGGTACGAGGTACGAGGGGTCGGCGACGGCCTGGCCGCGCTCTCGGCGGTGGCGTCCTGGCAGCCCGACGCGCTCGTCCTGGACGTGATGATGCCGGTCCTGGACGGGCTCGCGGTGTGCCGTCGGCTGCGCGCGATGGAGGACAGGACCCCGGTCCTGGTCCTCACCGCCCTGGCCTCCGTCAGCGAGCGCGTCGACGGCCTGGACGCGGGCGCCGACGACTATCTGGTGAAGCCGTTCGCGCTGGACGAACTGGTGGCCCGGGTCAGAGCGCTGCTGCGGCGGGCCGCCCCGCCCGCGGCGGACGGGGCGGAACTGTCCTTCGCGGACCTGACGCTGGATCCGGTGGCCCGCACGGGGCGACGAGCGGGCCGCCCGCTGGAGTTCAGCCGCACCGAGGCCGCCCTGCTGGAACTGCTCCTGCGCCACCCGGGCCAGGTGCTCCCCCGCGCGATGATCCTGGAGCGCGTCTGGGGGCAGGACTTCGGGCCGGACTCCAACTCGCTAGCGGTGTACGTGGGTTACCTGCGCCGCAAACTGGAGGTGGGCGGCGAACCGCGGCTCGTCCACACGGTGCACGGTCTCGGCTACCGGCTTGACGTGGCATGA
- a CDS encoding UDP-N-acetylglucosamine--N-acetylmuramyl-(pentapeptide) pyrophosphoryl-undecaprenol N-acetylglucosamine transferase, protein MRTPLSVVIGAGGTGGHIYPGLALAEALRRADPDAVISFVGTERGLETTLIPAAGYRLHTVDMIPFDPALGAKRFLLPAALLRSGAQCRSILRTQRAQVVVGMGGYPSAPAVLGARMAGLPSVIHESNAVPGRANQFAARLTEHLTVAFDGSRPHLAGGERARTVGMPIAASLAALDRPALRDEARGAFGIPAGARVVLFNGGSLGAARLTAAAVGLAARWRDRRDVHLLIKTGPAALAETRQRLADTGAGPVAQAVPYLDRMDLAYAVADLVVCRAGSATIAELATTGVPAVLVPYPHAPGDHQTHNARVLSEVGAAHLVPDAETTADRLAAVVEPLLTDPSRLAAMGRAADPGNHAQAADLLAATVIRLVTAP, encoded by the coding sequence ATGCGCACACCACTCTCCGTCGTGATCGGTGCGGGCGGCACCGGCGGCCACATCTACCCCGGGCTCGCGCTTGCCGAGGCCCTGCGCCGCGCCGACCCGGACGCGGTCATCTCCTTCGTCGGGACCGAGCGGGGCCTGGAGACGACCCTGATCCCGGCGGCCGGATACCGGCTGCACACCGTCGACATGATCCCCTTCGACCCCGCGCTGGGAGCCAAGCGCTTCCTGCTCCCGGCCGCCCTCCTGCGCTCCGGCGCCCAGTGCCGGTCCATCCTGCGCACCCAGCGGGCCCAGGTCGTCGTCGGCATGGGCGGCTACCCGAGCGCCCCCGCCGTCCTCGGGGCCCGGATGGCCGGGCTGCCCAGCGTCATCCACGAGTCCAACGCCGTCCCCGGCCGCGCCAACCAGTTTGCTGCCCGGCTCACCGAACACCTCACGGTCGCCTTCGACGGCAGCCGCCCGCACCTGGCGGGCGGAGAGCGGGCCCGGACCGTCGGCATGCCGATCGCCGCCTCGCTGGCCGCCCTGGACCGCCCCGCGCTCCGCGACGAGGCCCGGGGCGCCTTCGGAATACCCGCCGGAGCCCGCGTCGTCCTCTTCAACGGCGGCAGCCTCGGCGCGGCCCGGCTCACCGCGGCCGCGGTCGGCCTCGCCGCCCGCTGGCGCGACCGCCGGGACGTCCACCTCCTGATCAAGACGGGTCCGGCGGCGCTCGCGGAGACCCGACAGCGGCTCGCCGACACGGGCGCGGGCCCGGTCGCGCAGGCCGTCCCCTACCTGGACCGGATGGACCTCGCCTACGCCGTGGCCGATCTGGTGGTCTGCCGGGCCGGGTCCGCCACGATCGCCGAACTCGCGACCACCGGGGTGCCCGCCGTCCTCGTGCCGTACCCGCACGCCCCCGGCGACCACCAGACCCACAACGCCCGGGTGCTGTCCGAGGTGGGTGCCGCACACCTCGTGCCGGACGCCGAAACCACCGCCGACCGGCTCGCCGCTGTTGTCGAGCCGCTGCTCACCGACCCCAGCAGGCTCGCCGCGATGGGCCGCGCCGCCGATCCCGGCAACCATGCGCAGGCTGCCGACCTGCTCGCTGCCACCGTCATCCGCCTCGTCACCGCCCCGTAA